A stretch of the bacterium genome encodes the following:
- the rpsQ gene encoding 30S ribosomal protein S17, protein MIGKVVSTKMKNTVVVEVERTFAHSVYKKRLKRTSRFHVHDELGVKQGDTVRFEATKPISKLKYHRVIEVLSEGQAKEVEKK, encoded by the coding sequence ATGATTGGAAAAGTAGTCAGTACAAAAATGAAAAACACTGTCGTAGTTGAGGTTGAGCGTACTTTTGCCCACAGCGTTTATAAAAAACGTCTGAAGAGAACCTCAAGGTTTCACGTTCACGATGAGTTGGGGGTAAAACAAGGAGATACAGTGCGTTTCGAAGCAACCAAACCAATTTCGAAATTAAAGTACCACAGAGTAATTGAAGTCCTTAGTGAGGGACAAGCAAAAGAGGTAGAAAAGAAATGA
- the rplB gene encoding 50S ribosomal protein L2 — protein sequence MAIKRVVGGNSSQRFMTKVEDETTKKKPLKSLTTILRKTGGRDNKGHISTRHIGGRHKRFLRVVDFKRDKFNIPAKVVSLEYDPNRSSLIAQLNYVDGEKRYILAPEGLEVGDKVVSGEKVDVRVGNSMPLKSVPLGTVVHGIELIPGRGAQIVRSAGSSAVLMAKEAPYANLKLPSGEVRKILLTCMATVGVLGRADWKNMTFGKAGRKRHLGIRPTVRGVAMSPRDHPHGGGEGRSGIGMSSPKTPWGKPTLGKKTRKKNKQSNKFIVERRKR from the coding sequence ATGGCTATAAAAAGAGTCGTTGGGGGTAATTCTTCTCAACGCTTTATGACAAAAGTTGAAGATGAAACTACAAAGAAGAAGCCTTTGAAGTCTCTGACCACTATTCTGCGCAAGACCGGTGGTCGTGACAACAAGGGACACATCTCCACACGCCATATCGGGGGAAGACACAAAAGATTTCTTCGAGTCGTTGATTTTAAAAGGGATAAATTCAATATTCCTGCCAAAGTTGTTTCCCTGGAATATGATCCCAACCGCAGCAGCTTGATTGCTCAGTTAAACTATGTTGATGGGGAAAAAAGATATATTTTGGCTCCAGAGGGTTTAGAAGTTGGTGACAAAGTTGTTTCAGGAGAGAAGGTGGACGTTCGAGTTGGCAACAGTATGCCTTTGAAATCAGTTCCTTTGGGAACAGTTGTTCATGGTATTGAATTGATTCCGGGAAGAGGAGCACAAATTGTTCGCAGCGCTGGCTCAAGCGCAGTTTTAATGGCCAAAGAGGCCCCCTATGCCAACCTGAAATTACCTTCTGGAGAGGTACGCAAGATCCTTCTTACCTGTATGGCTACGGTTGGAGTTTTAGGTAGAGCTGACTGGAAAAACATGACTTTTGGAAAAGCAGGACGAAAGCGCCATTTAGGAATTCGTCCGACTGTTCGAGGAGTTGCTATGTCACCAAGGGACCATCCGCACGGTGGTGGTGAAGGTAGAAGTGGAATTGGTATGAGCTCCCCTAAAACCCCTTGGGGCAAACCAACCCTAGGTAAGAAAACAAGAAAAAAGAATAAACAGTCAAATAAATTTATTGTAGAAAGAAGGAAACGCTAA
- a CDS encoding 50S ribosomal protein L23: protein MGINDVIIRPVISEKSLTQAQLGEYTFEVGLAASKGEIKNAFKKAFDVDVVTVRTITTKGKTSRVWGRRERAVQSPVKKAVVILKKGQKLDSFEVKAS, encoded by the coding sequence ATGGGAATTAATGACGTTATTATCAGGCCGGTGATTTCAGAGAAAAGCCTGACTCAGGCTCAACTAGGGGAATACACTTTTGAAGTGGGCCTTGCGGCCAGTAAAGGGGAGATCAAAAACGCCTTCAAAAAAGCCTTCGATGTTGATGTCGTTACCGTTCGTACTATTACAACCAAAGGAAAAACTTCGAGAGTTTGGGGTCGACGGGAACGAGCGGTACAAAGCCCGGTCAAGAAAGCAGTTGTTATTTTGAAAAAAGGTCAAAAATTAGATTCGTTTGAGGTAAAGGCAAGCTAA
- the rplP gene encoding 50S ribosomal protein L16 encodes MLQPKRVKYRRGFRGNMGGVATRGSSLEFGDYGLKAQESGWVSARQIEAARRAMTHYTKRGGRIWIRVFPDKPVTKKPPETRMGSGKGAVDRYVAVVKPGLILFEMGGVSEEVAAEAMRLAARKLPLGVKFITKHLI; translated from the coding sequence ATGCTACAACCCAAAAGAGTGAAATATCGAAGAGGTTTCCGAGGTAATATGGGTGGAGTAGCGACCCGAGGTTCGAGTTTAGAGTTTGGTGACTACGGTTTGAAGGCACAGGAGAGTGGTTGGGTGAGTGCTCGTCAGATTGAAGCCGCTCGTCGAGCTATGACTCACTACACAAAAAGAGGGGGAAGGATCTGGATCAGAGTTTTCCCTGATAAACCGGTCACCAAGAAGCCACCTGAAACACGGATGGGTAGTGGCAAAGGTGCGGTCGATCGCTATGTTGCTGTGGTCAAACCTGGACTTATCCTTTTCGAGATGGGTGGGGTCAGCGAGGAAGTTGCCGCCGAAGCAATGAGGTTGGCGGCCAGAAAGCTTCCTCTAGGAGTGAAATTTATAACAAAGCACTTGATTTAA
- the rpsC gene encoding 30S ribosomal protein S3 — MGQKVNPTAFRLPINKDWNSRWITTGTRYKNLLQDDLKIRELITKKLRPAGISRVLIERSLNKLDVTVFVSRPGMVIGRSGQGVEELKRQLEALIDQKVTLNVEEIKRPDLDAFLVGRSIADQIEKRMHPKRVIANAAERVMRSGAKGVKILVSGRLGGAEIARREKIAIGSIPLHTLRANINFATVPAKTATAGVVGVKVWIYREKEEKEG; from the coding sequence ATGGGACAAAAAGTAAACCCAACCGCTTTTAGACTGCCGATCAATAAAGACTGGAATTCTCGTTGGATTACAACCGGTACCCGCTACAAGAATCTGCTCCAGGATGATCTAAAAATCCGAGAGTTGATTACTAAAAAACTGCGCCCAGCAGGGATTAGTAGAGTTTTAATCGAACGCTCTTTGAACAAACTAGACGTTACCGTTTTTGTTTCACGACCAGGTATGGTGATTGGAAGAAGCGGGCAGGGCGTCGAAGAACTAAAGAGGCAGCTCGAGGCTCTGATTGATCAAAAAGTTACCTTAAATGTCGAGGAAATAAAAAGACCAGATTTGGATGCTTTTCTGGTGGGTAGAAGTATCGCTGATCAAATTGAAAAGAGAATGCACCCGAAGAGAGTCATCGCCAACGCTGCTGAAAGAGTTATGCGTTCAGGAGCCAAAGGGGTCAAGATTTTGGTTAGTGGCAGGCTGGGCGGAGCGGAAATTGCGCGCAGAGAAAAGATCGCAATTGGCAGCATTCCTTTGCACACATTGAGAGCCAATATTAATTTTGCGACGGTTCCAGCCAAGACTGCTACGGCGGGAGTGGTCGGAGTCAAAGTTTGGATTTATCGGGAAAAAGAGGAAAAGGAAGGCTAA
- the rplD gene encoding 50S ribosomal protein L4, which yields MPTKTIKKEVKKEKTPSHNPLLVSVFDIKGEKIEDMELPKAIFGEKLNKALLSQAVRVFLANQRGLGAETKTRAEVAGGGAKPWRQKGTGRARAGSIRSPLWRGGGITHGPHKRDFSLDLPKKMKQAALRNALSAKAAAKEVTVLNKLELKEQKTKLAAEVIKKLALKEKVFVVVEETKALKKAFKNLPEVELVDFKNLNTYEVLNHKNLIFTKNALLEMEKFYNHGN from the coding sequence ATGCCAACTAAAACAATCAAGAAAGAAGTAAAAAAAGAAAAAACCCCTTCTCACAATCCTCTTTTGGTGAGCGTTTTTGATATTAAGGGTGAGAAGATTGAGGATATGGAGTTACCAAAGGCTATTTTCGGGGAGAAATTAAACAAAGCCTTACTCAGTCAAGCCGTGCGTGTTTTTCTCGCCAACCAAAGGGGTTTGGGAGCGGAAACCAAAACTAGAGCTGAGGTTGCTGGTGGTGGGGCCAAGCCTTGGCGTCAAAAAGGAACTGGACGAGCTCGAGCTGGTTCAATTCGTTCACCGCTTTGGCGGGGAGGTGGTATCACCCACGGGCCGCACAAGCGAGATTTTAGTTTGGACCTACCAAAGAAAATGAAACAAGCAGCGCTTCGTAACGCTTTGTCAGCCAAAGCAGCTGCCAAGGAAGTCACTGTTTTAAATAAGCTTGAATTGAAAGAACAAAAGACCAAATTGGCTGCCGAAGTCATCAAGAAGCTAGCTTTAAAAGAGAAAGTCTTTGTTGTAGTCGAAGAAACGAAAGCTTTGAAGAAAGCCTTCAAGAATTTACCGGAAGTTGAGTTAGTAGACTTTAAAAATTTAAACACTTACGAAGTTTTGAATCACAAAAACCTAATCTTTACAAAAAATGCCTTATTGGAGATGGAGAAGTTTTACAACCATGGGAATTAA
- the rpsS gene encoding 30S ribosomal protein S19 has protein sequence MSRSLSKGPYIDKKLQKKIVKAKEAGDRSPIKTWARASSISPEMVGLTLSIHNGKNFISVFISEPMVGHKLGEFAPTRTFRSHGRVVERTSSPT, from the coding sequence ATGAGTCGATCTTTATCCAAAGGTCCTTACATTGACAAAAAACTGCAAAAGAAAATTGTGAAAGCCAAGGAGGCCGGCGACAGAAGCCCAATAAAAACTTGGGCACGTGCCAGCAGTATTTCGCCCGAGATGGTTGGGCTCACTCTTAGTATTCACAACGGCAAAAACTTTATCTCCGTTTTTATCAGCGAGCCGATGGTGGGACACAAACTTGGAGAGTTCGCCCCAACCAGAACGTTTCGATCTCATGGGCGAGTGGTTGAAAGGACCAGTTCACCAACCTAG
- the tuf gene encoding elongation factor Tu, whose protein sequence is MAEAKKFDRSKPHVNVGTIGHVDHGKTTLTAAISKVLAEKGMAEFRAFDSIDNAPEERQRGITIALAHVEYETEKRHYAHIDAPGHADYIKNMITGAAQMDGAILVVSAADGPMPQTREHILLARQVGVPAIVVFMNKCDTVDDKDLLDLVEEEIRELLNKYEYPGKDIPIIRGSALKALEGDAEGIKSIEELMKAVDDYIPTPTRDLDKPFLMPVEDVFSIKGRGTVVTGRAERGKVKVNETVEIVGIREKTTTTVVTGVEMFRKQLDEGQAGDNVGLLLRGIEKDDVERGQVVAAPGSIKPHTEFEAEVYVLTKEEGGRHTPFFSGYRPQFYLRTTDVTGEATLKEGTEMVMPGDNTVMKVKLIGPVALEEGLRFAIREGGHTVGAGVITKIVA, encoded by the coding sequence ATGGCAGAAGCCAAAAAGTTTGACAGAAGTAAACCACATGTAAATGTGGGAACTATTGGTCACGTTGACCACGGTAAGACAACTCTTACCGCAGCCATTAGTAAAGTATTAGCTGAAAAGGGTATGGCGGAATTCCGCGCCTTTGACAGTATCGACAACGCTCCAGAAGAGAGACAGCGTGGTATCACCATTGCGCTTGCGCATGTGGAATACGAGACTGAGAAGAGACACTATGCTCACATCGATGCTCCAGGACACGCTGACTACATCAAGAACATGATTACAGGAGCCGCCCAAATGGATGGAGCGATTTTAGTTGTTTCGGCTGCGGATGGTCCAATGCCCCAAACCCGAGAGCACATCCTCCTTGCTCGTCAGGTTGGAGTACCAGCAATTGTCGTCTTTATGAACAAATGCGACACAGTTGATGACAAGGACCTTCTTGATCTGGTCGAAGAGGAAATTAGAGAATTACTCAACAAATACGAATACCCAGGAAAAGATATCCCAATTATTCGGGGATCAGCCTTGAAGGCTCTTGAGGGTGATGCTGAGGGTATCAAGAGTATTGAAGAGTTGATGAAGGCTGTTGATGACTACATTCCAACCCCGACTCGTGATCTCGACAAACCCTTTCTGATGCCAGTTGAGGATGTTTTCTCAATCAAAGGTCGAGGAACAGTTGTTACTGGCCGAGCTGAGCGAGGTAAGGTAAAAGTAAACGAAACAGTCGAAATCGTTGGAATTCGCGAGAAAACTACTACTACGGTTGTTACCGGAGTTGAAATGTTCCGTAAACAACTTGACGAGGGTCAAGCGGGAGACAACGTTGGACTACTTCTTCGAGGTATTGAAAAAGACGACGTTGAGCGCGGACAAGTTGTCGCCGCACCAGGATCAATCAAACCTCACACCGAATTTGAAGCTGAGGTTTATGTTTTGACCAAAGAAGAAGGTGGGCGTCACACTCCTTTCTTTTCCGGCTACCGTCCTCAGTTTTATCTCAGAACTACTGATGTGACTGGAGAAGCAACTCTGAAAGAAGGTACGGAAATGGTTATGCCAGGTGACAACACAGTGATGAAGGTTAAATTGATTGGCCCAGTTGCTCTAGAAGAGGGACTTCGCTTCGCTATCCGTGAGGGTGGACACACTGTTGGAGCGGGTGTTATTACCAAGATTGTTGCCTAA
- the rplN gene encoding 50S ribosomal protein L14, which translates to MIQNRSILKVADNSGAKSLMVIGIPARSRQRFARIGDVVTCVVKKADPNGTVKDSEIVRALLVRSKKEKRRADGSHVRFDENAAVVIDNAGNPKGTRIFGPVAREIRDKGFLKIVSLAPEVV; encoded by the coding sequence ATGATTCAGAACCGCAGTATATTAAAAGTTGCCGACAATTCTGGCGCAAAGAGTTTGATGGTGATCGGCATACCCGCACGGTCAAGGCAACGCTTTGCCCGCATTGGGGATGTGGTAACCTGCGTGGTGAAAAAAGCAGATCCAAACGGAACGGTAAAAGATTCTGAGATTGTCAGAGCGCTTTTGGTTCGATCAAAGAAAGAAAAAAGAAGAGCCGACGGTAGCCATGTTCGCTTTGATGAAAACGCGGCCGTAGTGATTGACAACGCGGGCAATCCAAAAGGGACTCGTATTTTTGGTCCCGTCGCTCGTGAAATTCGAGACAAAGGGTTTTTAAAAATAGTTTCTCTTGCCCCAGAGGTGGTTTGA
- the rpmC gene encoding 50S ribosomal protein L29 — MNKTKFTEKNLKELKVLADESKKTLVNLGVQKQQRKLKNIHELREKRKELARILTAAREKEIAQ; from the coding sequence ATGAACAAAACTAAATTTACGGAAAAAAATCTAAAAGAATTGAAGGTTTTGGCAGACGAAAGTAAAAAAACTTTAGTCAACCTGGGGGTTCAAAAACAACAAAGAAAGCTCAAGAATATTCATGAGCTCAGAGAAAAGAGAAAAGAGCTGGCCCGTATTTTAACTGCTGCCAGAGAAAAGGAAATCGCACAATGA
- the rpsJ gene encoding 30S ribosomal protein S10, which yields MPKGRIRVRLKSYDSRVIDDSAEEILDTAIRTGAKVAGPVPLPTDRERFIVTTSPHVDKDAREQFEIRTHKRLIDIIEPTPKTLDALMHLELPAGVDIEIKM from the coding sequence ATGCCAAAAGGTCGTATTCGAGTACGTTTAAAGTCTTATGATAGCCGGGTCATTGATGACTCAGCTGAAGAAATATTAGATACAGCGATTCGCACAGGAGCGAAAGTAGCTGGCCCAGTTCCCTTACCAACGGACAGGGAGCGGTTCATAGTTACTACCTCTCCTCACGTGGACAAGGATGCTCGAGAACAATTCGAGATACGGACCCACAAACGCTTGATCGATATTATCGAGCCTACGCCAAAAACATTGGACGCGCTCATGCACCTAGAACTACCCGCCGGGGTAGACATCGAAATTAAGATGTAA
- the rplV gene encoding 50S ribosomal protein L22 — MLVTAEANNLRISPRKVRLVAESLKGKKALEAINYLRFLEKSSASPLLKVLKSAVSNASKNNKLDEEKMFIKTIETMEGPKLKRFRPRSRGMAHKIIKRTSHVRVTLEAK, encoded by the coding sequence ATGTTGGTTACAGCAGAAGCAAACAATTTAAGAATTTCTCCCCGCAAAGTTCGTCTTGTGGCAGAGAGCTTGAAAGGGAAAAAGGCACTTGAAGCAATCAATTATCTTCGTTTTCTCGAAAAGAGTTCAGCTTCACCCTTGCTGAAAGTGCTTAAATCTGCTGTCAGCAACGCAAGCAAAAACAACAAACTTGATGAGGAGAAAATGTTTATCAAAACTATTGAAACTATGGAAGGGCCAAAATTGAAACGATTTCGCCCCCGAAGCCGGGGAATGGCTCACAAGATTATCAAACGAACTAGCCACGTTCGTGTGACATTGGAGGCTAAGTAA